aaagctgaaaataaatgatgatccttttcacattaaaacccAAAGAACTCCCACAAGAAATCACAAGAACACAATTTTTAAAAGAAGTTTTCTTCCcctcataataataacaataataattcataattgaataaaacaatgaacaacCCTAAGAATAGTACAGTAATCACAAAATAAAGCTACACAATCAAGAGTAAGCTGACAATGTAGCAATTAATGTCCCATACTTTTCTGCAAAGGAATCAATGTGAATAAAGGACGAGTACTAATGTTCTCAAAAGCATGTGCATGCTGTAGCTGGAAATTATAATGTTCATCAGTATTTTTGAGCTGTTTTGTGACTCACTTGTTTTGGAGCCTGTGAGACAACTCTGCACTGAAAGGGCCCCTGTGGTGTCTCACCTCTCTGCTGAAAGAGATGTCATAATAACGGGTTTTCAGAAACACCCCCAGGTTTTCCTCCTCCAGATCTACAGACAAGAACACAATGAAAGAACACAAACTCATGAGTGAATGTAGGACAAGAATTCCATCTgcctacacaatcacagatttCTAATGGAAATTGTCTGTTCTGAGAAACCCTAACCCGAAAACCTTTAAACGGTGCCCAGTCACTTACCTTCATTAACATGTATTATTGTGgcctcattttcattcatttgttggcctgatggaaaaaaaaaaatgttaggaAATTcaactcaaaacatttttatatgcaCTGATCagccatcattaccactgtcAGTGGTACAGAGAAGCTAAGCCAGTTCTCTAAATTGCACAATAACTGGCTTTTGCTGTGGCTGTGACTGAACGGGGAAAATCTTTATAATGCTCAAACACTTCTTTTGACTCACAGTTAGCAGCAGTAAAAGGCTTTCCTTGCCTGTCCACCTGAAGATTCCTGGTGTTTTGAGCGATGAATcctgtcacaaaaacaacactgctaTTACTCTTCTGGGAGATGATGATAGTCCTGCTTAATGTTACAACATATTGTACTCCCAATTTCTATTATGTACTTCATAAActgttatatatatttgaatagATTTAATTTCTCCTTTTGAAGTGTGCAACATATAGAAAGATTGCTATTATCATTGATCTTCTTGCCAGAATAGCACGATTCACTCTTTCTTGGTTCAAGTTTAAAAGAAAGTCACCCACATGGTTGCCAATCTGCAACTGCCGTAAAACTTTTTATAATgttatataaaaatgtgtgctAACCCTTCTATTGAAATGATGGTGGTGTCTAGGGGATTATACATGTGatatactgaaaaaaatcacccatgcatttaaaaataccTTCAAATTCCCCTCCTACGCAAATCAAGATCAAGTGGGTGTTTCCAAACTTTATAGTTGTGATAAATTTGTTCCTATAAAACTAAGTCATGCTCTTGTGAAAACAAGCAAACTCATATGCTGATAAAATTCCCTCCGAAGCCAAGTGACCTGGTACCAAATTCGATGTATGTGTACCAAACATAAATCTATTCACGACATGTACTTCCTCTTTTTTGTGACGAAATGGTGTGAATCGACGTTAATCACTATCTCTATGTGCACTCGTGCTCACTCACAATTTACAGCTGAAATGACAGTGCAAAAAATTTTCTCTCGTGTGCTAGTGCTATTGGTTGTGATGGCTTTGAAGGCTACAGGATCATAACAGATCAACGTATTGAACACAGCTCTACGCTGTTTGGAAGTGAAACGAAAGGTGAATTTTCCAGACTGGCTGgatattaaatgtattttatttgtaggTGGTTGGAGACATTTGAAATATAACCAGTGAATACTTGCAAATTTATGCATAAATCCAAACAACTGGATTGCTCATATTTCCTGTAAATATTCTCTCAGTGTGCGCCTTCATGGAAAGTCCAGCTCTGTAGGACAACCAAAACTATCCCCACAGTCCACTTTCAGATCCTATGAGATTCTTGCTGAATAGATTGTAGAAAAGCCATGTCACAGGTACCTGTTGCTGTGACTCACTGTCTAATCACGTTATCATATAAACGTAGATAAACAAATAGATTTGTTACCTATATTGTTGCCATTTGTCACTGTGccactttaatattttaatgtaGCTGTATGTGGGATACGTGTTATACCTGGTTGTCAAGTTATGTAGATATAAATGGATTGAAATCTTCTACAGATGCACGCTGTTAAATCCCCTTTTTGGAAATGGTACATACCTTTCCTTCGTCGGTACATGACCACTGCAATGATCATGACAACCATGACCAATCCTATGCACAATGCAATGAGGAACGTGTCGTTCTGTGCTTGTGGATCAAGTATATCATCTGCAAAAAGAGTGAATCAGGATTCGTGTTAAATGTGGAGTTAAAATGTACAGCGTCACATTCAAACGGTGATTCTTCTGTGTTGAACACCTATTTTTTTCTGGCCTGGCCTCTACTGAAACAACCAGTGCAAGAAGTATCCAGATCCTCTACTAAAGTAAAAGTACCACTGTAGATatagaaatatttcattacaaACAAAAGTCTTGCATGAGAACTTGTAAGGGTGCAAAATATTGGTTGCATATTATAGTTAAATGCTTGTTGTAttattcatcttcattttaaacataGTTGGcaactaaaacatttaaattaatgaaatgcaaAAGAACATATTTCCCTCTGATAGGTTGCTTGTGGGTAGAAGTACAAAGCAATGTAACATGGaagtaaaatgcatttaagCAATGTATTTTAGTGATTGCACTTGGAAAGAACCAAACATACCAAAGAGAAACAACTACAGACTTCCTCTTATTGGTTaagagcacaaaaaaacaaaacaaaacaaaaaaaacaactattgaAGTGACTTCTTCTTGTGTAATATTTTTAATGAGCTCTGTACGCAGCCTTGTCTTCCTttacttttgttctttttttgttgttattgtagtTATCAATTCATTTAGCAtcaaactaataataaaaactgcttCATTGATTTTCTTGTCCAATTATTCCTTTCACTTAGCAATGATTTTAAAACTAACACTCCcacacagctgaaaataaatgatgatccttttcacattaaaacccAAAGAACTCCCACAAGAACTTATCACAAGAACACCACTTTTAAAAGAAGTTTTCTTCCcctcataataataacaataataattcataattgaataaaacaatgaacaacCCTAAGAATAGTACAGTAATCACAAAATAAAGCTACACAATCAAGAGTAAGCTGACAATGTAGCAATTAATGTCCCATACTTTTCTGCAAAGGAATCAATGTGAATAAAGGATGAGTACTAATGTTCTCAAAAGCATGTGCATGCTGTAGCTGGAAATTATAATGTTCATCAGTATTTGTGAGCTGTTTTGTGACTCACTTGTTTTGGAGCCTGTGAGACAACTCTGCACTGAAAGGGACTGAATGGAAAATGCAAAATGTCAATCTAACTAGGCTTTCCGCTTTAGATTTCTCTATCAAAAGGAATGAACAATGATAATAGGAAGCAGTGGTATGAAGTGAtaaatgcaaaaacatgtttcctttGTCAAAACAAGACCCAACTTTTTACTGACTGTTGCTTTATGATTCACAGTCTACAGAGTCAGGAGTACTCTGCTTCAGCTTTTTAGCTTTCACTTTAGTGTATTCATAATAAAAACTTGTAGGTTATATGGGTGAGCTGCAGGAAACTGCTAAATCAGCATAGCTACAAAAATGCAGTGGGACGTAATAAACCTTCAGAGAGTAAAGAAAAGGACTGCTGATGACATGAAAATCGCCCATGTCAGATTCGACCAAGGAGATGTTGTAGTTACATGGAATATGTACCTGGAATATGAAATGCTGCAGTGCGGCCGTTGCTTGTGAAGTTGCATGTGTAGTTGTTCTTGTCTGATGAGTTCACACGTATCCAACTGGTCACTCGGACCAGTTGGTCTTGGGTTGTTTCAGCAGTGGTGTTGGGTTTGACTCTCTGCAGGTGTCCATCCTGCCACACTACAGGCGACTCTGGATATCCTTCAGATTGGCAGGTGAGCAGCAATTCATCCCCCCCTGCAGCCTTCTTGATGCATGTAGTCACTGCTTTATAAGGTGCTATAGGGGATCAGATCggagaaataaacacattgacATACTTAGAATTGCTATTATatgatgttttttattctgAGAAAGATGTGTTGCATAGTGTTGATAAGAGGAGGATGTTGACTAAATGTGATACTAATGGTTGGTTGCTTTCTCTTTCAGAATGTGTATCACCCTCAACTGCCTGGATATGACCATGTTTCAGAGCCATTGTgcaactatttttaaaaaagacagacagcacagaaGTTTGGGACTAAAAACTGTTAAACCATCATAGGCTTTGTGCTCACCTATTACAGACAAcgttatttttttataatcagCTCCTTCTGCAGTCTGCACCAAACACTGATAGGTGCCGGAGTCATTGATCCTGAGCCTGGAGACCTGTAAAGTGACAGAAGAACAACATACCCTCAGTGCCATGACGTTTTAAATGTGCCTAAGCTGGTAAAATGGTCTAAATGAACCTGGATTCTGTTGCACTATCCCTCGTTTTATCTGCTCTTATTCTGTATCTAGGGTTAGGGCGGGGAATAAATGAGCAAGGACTACAGGATCAGTGGACTATTTGATACTGACATGAGTAACCTCtaacagaaatgaatgaaaaggaaatggtAAGAATAAACAGATGTACCACATCACTTTGAGGATAAACACACAACCTGCCCAACAAACACATCATTGCCAGTAATGACCTGCAGCTTAGCCCAGCCgtctttcagctcctcagttaGAAGCTTAACTCGTCCTTGATACTCCTGAGATGCAGAGTGCTCCACCCCGTTAATCATTTTGTACACTTCCCAAGCAGCGGAGGAGGTTTTCCATTGCCACGTCACCTTCAGGTCAGCTGTCAGGTTTGTCGGTTTAGGATGAAACTTGCAGCCCATCACGACATTTTCCCCGAACTCCGAAGTGTACACACTTTGCTCGGACTCAACAGTGAAAAAGACTGCAGGGAAGTAAtgcaaatgtcaaatttaatctaaatgtgtttcaaagacattaaatgttttctaaagAAGCAACACAGAGGATCCAATAGGGTTTGTTAAAAATTATGTtgcagagcagctctgaactgGCTTGTGTCAAATCtaaacagaaaggttttaatAAATATGATTGTCCCATTGGTGCTCATTTACTCATAAACATCCAAGTTGTTTTACATACCTGCTATAGATGGCTGAAATATGACttgcaaaattacaaaaacctGCCAGTCCATTGAGACctaaggaggaaggaagagggagtTTTATAGATGTTAACCTTCATTACATGTTTGACTTCATGTTCCTGGCAACATGAGTCATTTTACTGCAGTAGCCCGAATATGATCTCCACTTCCAGGACAGCTTTCATATAGTTGTGAACctcagccaaaaaaaacaaaccaaacataaataaataaataagtaaaaaaaaaaaacaaaaaaacccccaaaacatgTGATTGTGAACTCTGCATTACTAAGCATGAGTAATGAAAATTACTTCCTATTCTTCTaaggaaacaaagaaatcacAAGGTTTGTCTGACTTGGGAACtgtgcaaataaacacacacacacacacagacacagacaaagctGAGTAAATTTTGAATGACTTGAATGACTTCTATCTGCTGGCTTTCTCATTTAATGACACACTCCGAGGTAACTCAAACAAAATGAGGGCACTTGTATGAACAGATTGCACATCTCAGCTCTGTTAGGACCGAGCTTCTGTCCGGTGAAGCTTTGATTCCACAGCCCCTCATCATACAGTTTATGAACAGTATTCAGCTCTTCTCCATTCATGCCTTTGAATGGGCTGTGCTGTAACTGAACATAGTTGTATTCACACATAGtgaatacaaaatacaaaaagtcTGTTGTTTGCAATACTAACTAAAAGTGTAATGTATTCAGGACTCTGAGCTCCATtcaaataccccccccccctcaaaaaatgtaaaataaaaataaaaaaataaattgccaatctgatatgtaaaaataaaaacagtgaatgaTACTAATATTacttgataataataataataataataataataataataataataataataataataataataataatcattcatCATCAAGGATGATGagaataattttttaatcatcaatATATAATCTAAGAATAACATTTGCTCTGAATCGGTTATATATCGGTAGTGATGTGTTCTTACCTGCTGGTTACAGaacagttgtttgtgttttcatgaaatatttccTTGTTCCTCTCACTGTGAACAGTCTGCATGGGCTGCAGACGCTTAAATAAGGGCTGGAGTTTCCTCTGTCGCCCCCGGCACGCCTCCGGTCTGTCGGTCTGTCAGTGACGGACAAGGAGGGATGTtgagagaatgaaaatgttgaGAGCAGA
This sequence is a window from Echeneis naucrates chromosome 12, fEcheNa1.1, whole genome shotgun sequence. Protein-coding genes within it:
- the LOC115052469 gene encoding programmed cell death 1 ligand 1-like: MDWQVFVILQVIFQPSIAVFFTVESEQSVYTSEFGENVVMGCKFHPKPTNLTADLKVTWQWKTSSAAWEVYKMINGVEHSASQEYQGRVKLLTEELKDGWAKLQVSRLRINDSGTYQCLVQTAEGADYKKITLSVIAPYKAVTTCIKKAAGGDELLLTCQSEGYPESPVVWQDGHLQRVKPNTTAETTQDQLVRVTSWIRVNSSDKNNYTCNFTSNGRTAAFHIPDDILDPQAQNDTFLIALCIGLVMVVMIIAVVMYRRRKGFIAQNTRNLQVDRQGKPFTAANCQQMNENEATIIHVNEDLEEENLGVFLKTRYYDISFSREVRHHRGPFSAELSHRLQNNEGQTLKLQALLPEAGETLFLEGPPESGKTAVALILVSSWTEGPTQALTNPLDLSILQLLLYVNCSNVKGDLLQEIGIQLSLPEKTSTQHQLRTMLNRSSEVLLLLDGYREGNQLFDDSLRKFLSERRGCRVLVTACPGHCPVLKDTVGIRKVLTLQSTEDTTVCHQETY